A single Agromyces sp. CF514 DNA region contains:
- a CDS encoding heme oxygenase (biliverdin-producing), producing MTIAPPAEAAAATEPLDVAALVRAATADDHRNAETRGFITRLMGGELSLDDYTRYLAQFAWVYEALEERGSREGDGEVFDPKLARLAAIESDLAALGAADWRETHPALPATAAYAAHLRAVSDDDVRYLAHHYTRYLGDLSGGQAIAALVGRHYGATPEQLSFYDFDLGAEGPVRYKRRYREAMNALALQPGQVDVLIEEAKASFRLNGAIFEALGA from the coding sequence ATGACCATCGCTCCCCCTGCCGAGGCCGCGGCCGCCACCGAGCCGCTCGACGTCGCCGCGCTCGTGCGCGCCGCCACCGCCGACGACCACCGCAACGCCGAGACCCGCGGATTCATCACGCGTCTCATGGGCGGCGAACTCTCGCTCGACGACTACACGCGCTACCTCGCGCAGTTCGCATGGGTCTACGAGGCGCTCGAGGAGCGCGGCAGCCGCGAGGGCGACGGCGAGGTCTTCGACCCCAAGCTCGCGCGCCTCGCGGCGATCGAGTCCGACCTCGCAGCCCTCGGCGCGGCCGACTGGCGCGAGACCCACCCCGCCCTGCCCGCGACCGCCGCGTACGCCGCACACCTGCGGGCCGTCTCCGACGACGACGTGCGCTACCTCGCGCACCACTACACGCGCTACCTCGGCGACCTCTCGGGCGGCCAGGCCATCGCCGCCCTCGTCGGCCGCCACTACGGCGCGACGCCCGAGCAGCTGAGCTTCTACGACTTCGACCTCGGCGCCGAGGGCCCCGTGCGCTACAAGCGCCGCTATCGCGAGGCGATGAACGCGCTCGCACTGCAGCCCGGCCAGGTCGACGTGCTCATCGAGGAGGCGAAGGCCTCGTTCCGCCTGAACGGCGCGATCTTCGAGGCGCTCGGAGCGTAG
- a CDS encoding LLM class flavin-dependent oxidoreductase, with protein MRYGFIYTGDDPELAVELAALSEAKGWHGFFVWEGIWATDPWSTLAAAAVKTSTIRLGTMLTPVPRRRPWELASQTMTVDRLSRGRVILSAGLGVPEQVEPRFWLFESDPGRRERADLLDESLGLLERFWRGEPFEHDGAHYSVARAETMLPPAAVQQPRIPIWVVGVWPAPKSMRRVAHYDGWLPNFAPPGAEVAPGSPGFTPEVAAEAIEWLQRERERLGLADRPFDVVQEGATPGVDPVADAAVVRPWAESGATWWLEADWNVPAEGVEAYARARIAAGPPQI; from the coding sequence ATGCGGTACGGCTTCATCTACACCGGCGACGATCCCGAGCTCGCGGTCGAGTTGGCCGCGCTGTCCGAGGCGAAGGGCTGGCACGGGTTCTTCGTGTGGGAGGGCATCTGGGCGACCGATCCGTGGTCGACGCTCGCCGCTGCGGCTGTGAAGACCTCGACGATCCGGCTGGGCACCATGCTCACGCCGGTTCCGCGGCGGCGCCCGTGGGAGCTCGCGAGTCAGACCATGACCGTCGACCGGCTCTCGAGGGGGCGCGTGATCCTCTCGGCCGGGCTCGGCGTGCCCGAGCAGGTCGAGCCGCGCTTCTGGCTGTTCGAGTCCGACCCGGGTCGACGCGAGCGCGCCGACCTGCTCGACGAGTCGCTCGGGCTGCTCGAGCGATTCTGGCGGGGCGAGCCGTTCGAGCACGACGGAGCGCACTACTCCGTTGCACGCGCCGAGACCATGCTCCCGCCGGCCGCGGTCCAGCAGCCCCGCATCCCGATCTGGGTCGTCGGCGTGTGGCCCGCCCCGAAGTCGATGCGCCGCGTCGCGCACTACGACGGGTGGCTGCCGAACTTCGCGCCGCCGGGCGCCGAGGTCGCGCCCGGATCGCCCGGCTTCACCCCCGAGGTGGCCGCAGAGGCGATCGAGTGGCTTCAGCGCGAGCGCGAGCGGCTCGGCCTCGCCGATCGCCCCTTCGACGTCGTGCAAGAGGGTGCGACGCCGGGCGTCGACCCGGTGGCCGACGCCGCGGTCGTGCGGCCTTGGGCCGAATCGGGGGCGACGTGGTGGCTCGAGGCCGACTGGAACGTGCCCGCCGAGGGCGTCGAGGCCTACGCCAGGGCGCGCATCGCGGCAGGGCCGCCGCAGATCTGA